In a genomic window of Anomaloglossus baeobatrachus isolate aAnoBae1 unplaced genomic scaffold, aAnoBae1.hap1 Scaffold_551, whole genome shotgun sequence:
- the LOC142283821 gene encoding coactosin-like protein, whose product MAAILVAPQLVMGRLALQRDDIRQFAYIRFTTGDAMSKRVKFALITWIGENVGGLQRAKIGTDKTLVKDVVQNFAKELVITEHKDLEEDYIRGELKKAGGANYDAQTE is encoded by the exons atggcggccatattggttgccCCTCAGCTGGTCATGGGCAGACTTGCTCTCCAGCGCG ACGACATTCGGCAGTTCGCCTACATCCGATTCACCACCGGAGACGCGATGAGCAAACGGGTGAAATTCGCCTTAATCACTTGGATTGGGGAGAACGTCGGGGGGCTGCAGCGAGCCAAGATCGGCACCGACAAGACCCTGGTGAAGGACGTCGTCCAG aattttgcCAAAGAGCTGGTGATCACAGAGCACAAGGACCTGGAGGAGGACTACATCCGGGGGGAGCTGAAGAAGGCCGGCGGCGCCAACTACGATGCCCAGACAGAATAG